DNA sequence from the Papio anubis isolate 15944 chromosome 7, Panubis1.0, whole genome shotgun sequence genome:
CACGACAGAGTCAAGATCACGCTTCCACTACTTCACAAAAACCTCCAATGAAGCAGATGTTACTTTTAGATGAGCTTCAACTTGCTTTCGCCACTGTGTCCTCTGCTCAGCTTATCATGACAAATCCATTCTGATCCACAGAGAGATCACAGCCCTCCTAGCAGTTACTTGCTACCTCATACACTTACTTCCTCTATTAATCATATCATTCAACTAGACTACAAGCTAGAATTACATATCTCATCTTTTGTGTACCTTCTTCAGTGTAAACATAAGACACTAAATATACAGCACCCAAGCAGTTAAGAGCAGAAACTGAAGTAGGTTCAGTCCAAGCTCCACAATGTAATAATAGCTACATTACCTCAGAAAAAATGCCTAATCTTTGTTTATTCCTCTCCTCATCTATTAAGAGAACAGAACCCTATACCCTCATTCTACTGATACGAATTTTCTGCAAGATAGCTAATATAAAACATTTGGCATCATGCCAAGCATGCAAATCTatacattaatacattaaaatacactaatataaacattagctgttCTATTAGTTGCACTGAAATTTTACACAGCcatcaaaaatatatacacacatatacaaacacccAGATACAACTAATTCTCAGTTTATCTACAGTGGTTTCAACAGAAATCTAAATGAGAATAATCAGAGAAGGCACATGCCTAACAGGAACTGATATTTCCTTACTAGATCAGGTAAGACTGGAGCTTCAGCAATGCTCTAGCCAATACTTGTACTCTTAGTAAATTAAATCTGAAACTTGTCCTTTTCCCAAATCCACTGGAGCATTCTCTTCAACCATCCTCAACTTTCGgccttttaaaatgaagatgaggCCACTAGGCGTGTTCTGTGGGACCATATCCATCCTCTTCTCCAATCTCAGAAAACAGCACTCCTACTGGAGATTAATCCCATCCATCTTTATTGacctatatattaaatatttgggTTTCAGGGTTCAATCCTTATCCCCTTTCCCTTTCACAGGAttgctccttcctgccttctctcaTTCAGTCATGGTTTAAATTGTCACTCTAAAATTGGGAAAACAGTTTTGAAGGAAAGACTAACCGTATGTCTTCCTGTtaaatgcatatacatttataaaattgaatttaCCCCCACATATATCTGAGGAAAAAGTAAACTAAgcgaacattttaaaatttaacaatgtaTTAATCTATACTAATCATCAAATCCCCATACAAAAATAACAATGCTCATTTATCATTCAAATAGGTAATATAATTAAGATCTTACTTATTAACATCAGAACCAAAATCTTCAAGAAATTCCACTTTTCTCTGAGAAAATGTAATTCTCATTTTAATAGGTAATGAACCATGTACAGCTTTGTCAAAACAATTTaggatattttcttcattttgtttgagGTCACCACTATATTCCATTTCAAGTAAATTGAGGTATAACTTTGTATTCTCCTGTGTAAAAAGCAGCATCattaatatttctaatatatttttattagagcaCAGATATTTAAAATGCCTTAGTTTTTGtctcaatttgaaaaaaaaaatgaaaattgttttgtACTAAAATACAACTCATGCTAAATGTTTTCGGCATATATCTAAAAGGGTGAAAAAATTCATTAACACACTGATGAATTTTTCAATCAATTGATCATTCTAGTATCTCCTAAACAATACAAATTGTTAAATGCcaataaattaaaactatatcCTATCTTGTATTTAGTATGACTTGACTTACCATGaccattagaaaataaaacataaaaaaattatctctatgcttcaaataatttaaatctttACTACAACTATAGATAAACAtcttaactgggcctggtggctcatgcctataatcccagcactttcggaggccaaggcaggaggatcacttgaggtatgaagtttgagaccagcctggccaccatggtaaaaccccatctctactagaaatacaaaaattagctggcatggaggcacacacctttaatcccagctactcggaaggctgaggcaggagaatggcttgaacccaggaggcggaggctgcagtcagctgagatcacgctactgcaatccagcctcggtgacaatgactctgtctcaaaaaaaaaaaaaaaaccgccaagtgaggtggctcacgcctgtaatcccagcactttgggaggccgaggcaggcagatcacctgaggtctggagttcaagatcagcctcaccaacatggtgaaacctcgtgtctactaaaaatacaaaacttagctggacacggtgagcgtgcctgtaatcccagctactcgggaggctgaggctggaaaattgcGTGAACCCGCgtggcagaggttgaagtgagccaagatggcaccactgcactccagcttaggtgacagagcgagactgtctccaaaaaaaaaaaaagataaacctcTTAAACTGCAGCTAGAAGCAAACTGCTATAAATCTTTATCTTAAACAGACCTGGCAATAACTAAAATCCTAAAACCTGAGAAATTACCTATTCCTGTACACTGCCTTTTTCAACTGATACATAAAAAGTACTCTATGGAGAAACTAAATCATCTCACTGCCAAATGTGCTTACAACACAGGCAATGCCTATGCTTTTGTTTATAAAGTATTCTCCCAAGTCCTCTGTTCTACTTAATAATCAGTAAATTTGTTGATAATTTCTAAAGGGAAAATATAAAGTATCACAATGTCTACAATAATTTTAACCCAATAATCTTATGTCTCAAACTTTTAAttcaaaacaatttgaaaaaattttttaaatggcaacatCAGTTTAGAGGGACTGTTGTCCTCATTTAGTAATAAAACATATTACATACAGACCAAATCTTTCATCACAGTTGCCACAGTGAAAATACACTGACCACTGGTGTTTTTATAGAAGatactcttaaaaatacaaatgcataCTTTGTCTCTTTCGATTGCTTCCAAAAGCACCTTTCTTGATTTTGGaaggtttttctgtattttgaaaagatgCCGGGCTAGTTTGACAGCATAAAATGAAGATTCATTATTTGATTTGGCATTCTTAATGGCATCCTGAAGCAAATGTTCAGCTTCTTCCAGATTTCCATGCCGTCGTTCTAAACTTACTCTTCGTAAACGAACCATTGCCAACCCTAGAACACATTCTTCAAATGTTCTCAAGATATTCCTGGCTTCATTAATATTACCTAGAAACAGTAATTAAATGTTTATGCTTTGCtttaaacaactaaaataatgtttataaccACATACTGGCAACAATCACCCAGGGGCTAAATCCAGCAACTAAAGGGAAACAGCCACACATATTTACATACTGCCTAGGGCTGTCTGGGGGCTACAATGGCTTGCAAAGCCTAAAAGTCAGAACACATGGCttataaagcctaaaatatttactatctggccctttagagaaaaagtttgccaaactCTGCTTTACACCATCCCTTACTACTAAATTTGTTATCACTGTTTCCTGAAATAActgaaaatctcaaaaatatcaaTTGAATTTCTCCACTCTTACCCTGCTGCTCCTCAAAAGCTGCCCAAAGCATATGCACCATGGGTTTCTTTGGGAGATGTATAGTACAAGCTCTGCTGAAGACATGCCTCACTCCTTCAATGCTATGGTTTTCCATGTACTTGGCATACTACATacagaaaagaggaaatactGAATAATTTACAGTTGAACAAGTCATTAAATTTGTGACAGAAcgataaaattctatttttaaacccATTCAGCACCTTTATTGAACCACTAGACTAGTTTCTGTAAGGAAGGACGAAGAGAGGCAACGAGGTTGGCATATGCAGCAGTCAAATCTGGTTGCAAGCAGACCATCTCCTAATGCAACAGATATAGTTATATGAACAACATTCAACAGAAGTACAAAAAAGGTTAGTCACTAGATCaatgtttataatatattcaaGTTTAAGAGCACATGATTTTCTTACCTTAATCCAAAACTCCTCATAGAGGGCACATGATATGACACATCTTTCAAAGAGAACCACAACTCGTTCATGAGTCCcattttcaatttcaaattcTAAGTATTCCTTCCAGTTTTTTAGTTGTGCCTTTTCCAAAGGTTTCACATGAAAGTAAGGTCTTTTAATCTGTAATGAAATTGTAACATGCCAATGAAAGTAAACCAAATCACCAAAATATGCACAAGCACAGTgttaatacaaattattttaaatataattgataattaaaattttttaatcgtatttcataatttaaaaaatttttaaaattaaaaatccctTAAATTCCTTAAGCttcacaaacaaatgaaataatacattttccatttcttctgccATTTTGCCAATTACATGCTTTTTAATGTACAGAACATTTTATActttgttgaaaattttaaaattgaacaaccatagtgacagaaagcagatcaatggCTGCCTAGGGCTAGGGGTAGAGAAGGGGAACTCTGGCTGGAAAGGGGCCAAGGGGACCTTTGCAGTGCTAAAAGAGTTCTGTCTGTATCTTGATTGCTGTGATGACTACaatgtacatacatacatctgTGAAATGATTCCATATTCTaagattccattcatatgaaaggCCATTATAGGGAaatcaacagaaacaaaaagcagataGTGGTACCTTAGCACTGGGGGTAGAGGGTTGCAGCTGAGGAGGTAGGGGTAGTGACAACTAAAAGTTAAGGTGTTATTTTTTGAGGTGgtgattatgtttaaaaattgactgtggtgatggttgtacatatctgtgaatatactaagaactattgaactgtacactttaaatgggtgaattatatggcatgtgaattatctCAGTaaagcagtcagaaaaaaaaaaaaaaacaaagaattaaaactGTGGGAAATTACCTCATTTTACTATAAACCTAAAATGGGCGAattataatgtatgtaaagtataACCCCATgaagttgacttttaaaaattgaacaattAGAATAAAATTGTTCAGATTAAGCAGATATCTTGCAATTCAAGTAAATCTGAATTCAAACATTCTAAAACTGATtagggaaaatggaaaaactgataATGATTATAATAAATGAGACGAACATCTGAAGTTATGgcttaaatatgcaaaaataaagttACAACAGAGATAGTACTatcaaaattgaaagaaaaataaattattcctactttgtattttaaagacTGTTAGAAAACACTTACACCTTCTTCAAATGTCCACCTTTTACTAACTTCATGCTCAttataattaaacatttcttGATGAATCTCAATGATTCTATGtctcatgttttctatttctgtaattaacttgggaagaaaaagggaaaaaataaatctcacaAACTATACTGAACATTTTCAGTATCACTGCTTACATTTCAGTATTATTCACAGATATTTTAGTCTTAGAATAGTGGTAGATTTTTAACTGTTGACAATTATGTGCAAAATCCAATTAACACATCACACAACTTATCACACAACTTCCTAATTAACCActttcatacatttcttttttttttttttttttctcttacattggGATAGCAGATTCACAACCTAGGCAAAATATTCCTTCTAAGCTAAGTTTATCTTGGGGTGTCTCGTAGTAAAAGTACTCAATCCCCACTTGCcttaaacagaaattaatttcaaaCAAGCTACAAGTCACTGGGTAAATGGCCGGCTATATAAGTGATCACTCTGCTACTCATGGAGTCAAGGGATAACAGGTCCAGTTTCTTCTGCACTGAAGAccctttttttttcccgagatggagtcttgctctatggcccaggctggagtgcagtggtgccatctcagctcactgcaacctctacctctcaggttcaagcaatcttcccacctcagcctcccaagtagatgggactacagtcatgtgctaccacacctggctaatttttgtacatttagtatagccgggggtttcaccatgttgcctagactggtctcaaactctggaccccACGTGATTCGcctaacttggcctcccaaagtgctgggattacaggcataagccaccacacctggccactgaCGAACTTTAGAATAAGACTGGTTACCTTTGCAGGATCAGTTATGTCTTCAATTCCCGATGGTAGATCATCACCAGGGGGACCATCATCACCACTATGTCCATTTACAGAAGCTAACTCCCTTCGCAACTGAATAAACTGTTCACCAGTTAAAAGATCTCTAGGCAAGTTATTCTGTACATGTTCTTTAAATCTAAaggaagataataaaaatatatattctatatttgaaTCATAATTTTAGATCTCATATTGAGATTCCTACTACATACTACTCTTTCAAAGGAtttgatttaaagaaagaaaccaaaatatcataacttttctccttcttttctataTTAAAACTCTACCATATATGATAAAACACTACCATATGATAAAACAGTCTATAGACATCTtccacttcttccttcctttacaGTAGAATGGAGAAGGCATGGACGGGCATAAACTGAAACCTCAGTTCTGTCTGTTACTGGTTATCTGACTTAAGGGaagtttttcctttctctaaatcttagtttcctcaactgtaaaataagaTGATTAATACCTATTATTTGTGTGTCATAGAATCTATTTTACTACGAAGACACAAAAGTcacagtaaaattaaatattgtgaTCCACATTTAAATTCTAAATGATCACTTGTAAATAATCAACAAATATAGCATTTCCTTCCCACCTCCCAAATACTCTTCAATCTACGTGAGTACGCAAAAATCCAGTGAAACTTCCCAATTAAGGTTATCAATTacctcatatataaaattaaatggacACTTGTTTTGTAGTATGGTCCTCCAAGCCTCTGACTGCTGCTCTATGTCCTATTCCCCTTCCTACCTGCCCTAAATGCTACTATTCCCAAGAATTTCACTCTCCAGTTGGTTctcatctatttttattaatacataattcTGGCCAATCTCACTGATACAGCTTGAAATAAGTATACCATGGTGACTCTCAAGACTATAACACAAGTCCAAACCTTTCTCCTAATCAGATTAGCATATCCAACTGCCAATACTCTGCACAAAGAAATATAGATTAGTTTTAAGCTAATCtataaaaagatttttgaaaaaaaaatcatttcgctattttataaaaatatgcaatttgtATACATACAAATTTTAATCAAAAACACCAAGTTGAGGAGCTAAAATATCTACACCATCACAATTTGAACATATCTTTGGAACCTCAAATATGAAATATCTTAAAGTAAGCATGGcatcctcatctgaaaatgaataccctcagcatttctttctttgtgtgtgtgtgtgtgtgagatggagttccgctctgttgcccaggctggagtgccatggtgacatcttggctcactgcaagctccacctcccaggttcaggcaattctcctgcctcagcctcccaagcagctgggattacagttgcgcaccaccacgcccagctaatttttgtatttttagtagagacagggtttcaccttgttggtcagcctggtcttgaactactgacctcaggtgatcatctgcctcagcctcccaagcacctgctcacgcctgtaatcccagcactttgggaggctgaggtgggcagatcacctgaggtctggagttcaagaccagactggcaaacacggtgaaacacgtctgtactaaaaatacaaaaattagccaggtgttgcggcgggcacctgtaatcccagctactcggcaggctgaggcaggagaatcacttgaacctgggaggtggaggctacagcgagtgaagaatgcaccactgcaatccagcctgggcaacagagcgagattacatctcaaaaaaaaaaaaaaaacaagtatataAATAACACTGGAATCTAATTTAAATTTTGCAAAGTCAATGGTTACAGAGGCTAACAGCCCATTTCAGtaccaggaggaaaaaaattaacatagattgcttcatgttaaaaaattaaaaatgaggaaataactCTCAAATATGTAGTAtgaaaaaacagatttaattACAGATGAATATTAAAACTCAAAACTGTCAACATATgaattaaaaaacttaaaataaggtaaaattttaaaataactacataCAGTACATCTAAAATGACTTGATTGCTACA
Encoded proteins:
- the PRPF39 gene encoding pre-mRNA-processing factor 39 isoform X2, encoding MQGLLRFEDQDSARGDQNIAMFYPTSTQMVYRRGLQAIPLSVDLWIHYINFLKETLDPGDPETNNTIRGTFEHAVLAAGTDFRSDRLWEMYINWENEQGNLREVTAIYDRILGIPTQLYSHHFQRFKEHVQNNLPRDLLTGEQFIQLRRELASVNGHSGDDGPPGDDLPSGIEDITDPAKLITEIENMRHRIIEIHQEMFNYNEHEVSKRWTFEEGIKRPYFHVKPLEKAQLKNWKEYLEFEIENGTHERVVVLFERCVISCALYEEFWIKYAKYMENHSIEGVRHVFSRACTIHLPKKPMVHMLWAAFEEQQGNINEARNILRTFEECVLGLAMVRLRRVSLERRHGNLEEAEHLLQDAIKNAKSNNESSFYAVKLARHLFKIQKNLPKSRKVLLEAIERDKENTKLYLNLLEMEYSGDLKQNEENILNCFDKAVHGSLPIKMRITFSQRKVEFLEDFGSDVNKLLNAYDEHQTLLKEQDSLKRKAENGSEEPEEKKAHTEDTTSSSTQMIDGDLQANQAVYNYSAWYQYNYQNPWNYGQYYPPPPT
- the PRPF39 gene encoding pre-mRNA-processing factor 39 isoform X1, which translates into the protein MQNSHMDEYRNSSNGSTGNSSEVVVEHPTDFSTEIMNVTEMEQSPDDSPNVNASTEESEMASAVDLPVTLTETEANFPPEYEKFWKTVENNPQDFTGWVYLLQYVEQENHLMAARKAFDRFFIHYPYCYGYWKKYADLEKRHDNIKPSDEVYRRGLQAIPLSVDLWIHYINFLKETLDPGDPETNNTIRGTFEHAVLAAGTDFRSDRLWEMYINWENEQGNLREVTAIYDRILGIPTQLYSHHFQRFKEHVQNNLPRDLLTGEQFIQLRRELASVNGHSGDDGPPGDDLPSGIEDITDPAKLITEIENMRHRIIEIHQEMFNYNEHEVSKRWTFEEGIKRPYFHVKPLEKAQLKNWKEYLEFEIENGTHERVVVLFERCVISCALYEEFWIKYAKYMENHSIEGVRHVFSRACTIHLPKKPMVHMLWAAFEEQQGNINEARNILRTFEECVLGLAMVRLRRVSLERRHGNLEEAEHLLQDAIKNAKSNNESSFYAVKLARHLFKIQKNLPKSRKVLLEAIERDKENTKLYLNLLEMEYSGDLKQNEENILNCFDKAVHGSLPIKMRITFSQRKVEFLEDFGSDVNKLLNAYDEHQTLLKEQDSLKRKAENGSEEPEEKKAHTEDTTSSSTQMIDGDLQANQAVYNYSAWYQYNYQNPWNYGQYYPPPPT